In Rissa tridactyla isolate bRisTri1 chromosome 8, bRisTri1.patW.cur.20221130, whole genome shotgun sequence, one genomic interval encodes:
- the CEP350 gene encoding centrosome-associated protein 350 isoform X12: protein MIRDRDEQDLHSRDFESPCSSAADETVVRYLNDRPAIDALQNSEAFLKVTIPPRLEEEKASGSRGEASSTKTPQSNTSQDSELKVSSPSATSTSSAHRLEILKRRQHDAKLEKLKERIRKQWEHSEELGGRGQHLGYAEQPVVITNVENAVTPKVRKVAAAPAAPSYRGFNPAETKIRTPDGKIWHEEEFHISRELYRDIARQLTEDSTVKEKPSETNKEKKATRPVRKVQKLTRLSSSDSKQGGNYVISASSWREGQKLVKKILGPAPRIEQDRRAVSSDRTGRERAAKAGCIGRTGSDSRLDVTRKTSSRSSERARSKVRSQNNLKKLEAALTDDNQEDHTSVNKDFLPVEIRGILDDLQLDSMSTKQEKDVEKQNQKSVLPTQNARSHSPTKRKPDKIAASEEPQVISKKRHYDTDEVRQYIIRQQEERKKKQNEEKKAQKEATEQKNKRLQELYRKQKEAFTKVKNVPPPEPSAAKRLQETYTKLLLERTFLEEPPQLPTVQEAQPRPGYQPSGESDKENKAQERPPSASSSSDMSLSEPQQPLLRSDLMEPPWVQPDRLSPRVQLSHPQALMGPSGGPCSQHWSLEQMDLLSKECDAMLAGRRGHPAPVGSLTLMPQPYLNSPTAQQNLLVKPTANQYKSKLDRIEALKATAASLSSRIESEAKKLAGAGINYGTMWNSNYEFMQENQDDGRWAKAVSPPVREENEDAFSARIQKMLGTCVSHTAFDDNLPGVGNLSEFKKLPETIRPHTAAVSLGMRSPAANRHEGILGHLSKRQTDSPGRENQAYAPNKAVIPHESSIDSISEGPLLSDGNLSEEEGGHHRQLPLKMLETLKEKDFCIRERNAFEPIKEFQKEAEKYLPLLTQASGAHSKGPWEELAKGSPHSVINIFAKSYQFHGKVFDEKSNGGSTLLRPLLPATSPPESVISYEDDFASSQGSGTLTDKKIARDLSVAGSSNSSIQEEVPSRKSPHEPRSVELASQHSSGPRSAASSRSSASSKKRGKKERLDSSFSGSSHHFPVEEDKMPSELEWGSQQTKKSLSSSRISSKDHEQNLDTDSTLENLSGHSLMSFSDKGRSQKTPTSSPSGSQKMLQFDSVGNTAERVKSPAGSSGSTASGLKANVAFPDLSLGTSRSVAGAASASGCMRFSPAGLQHRLSAELNYLNAIEESVRQLSDVERVRGISFAQQESVSLAQILKAQQQRHERDLALLKIKAEQEALESQRQLDEARQKAAQVMLPFKKCGVCKRQNAVHAESLQHLVQSRQEAVQETACKAAAKQAETALLATDAAHQIREMTELARAQISDTVSAPAAPVTTLFDHQRQHHSEFMKQLRARTDTNRKCESGAISQGKEERGDSKQTYSPMFDSYSESSRSKVHDQSSTSSRQESPSVPSSKENEKKLSRREKITSSIEEQAHTGVDDSLPSDSILSLPDEKDSASVATEYSLKFDESMTEDEIEEKSFRSLLPSESHRRNNLEKKRGNRDDSDEEVSPEKTALSSIKELSMPFSGGQDSFSKFTMEMVRQYMKEEEMRAAHQSSLLRLREKALKEKTKAELAWLEHQKKHLRDKGEDDKMPPIRKRQRGLLLRLQQEKAEIKRLQEANKAARKERQLILKQQAEIERIRQTTMKLQEKLKSAGENKLELHSEDDIKQSNGSSPLPTDAETRSPSPISISSSETSSIMQKLKKMRSRMDEKHCSPVHYFFSVFTSHHWASLSVCFPNLHPKFQLYIYNQLVRFLTKREQKLMQRRQHAEELLEWKRRLDAEEAEIRQIEKQALAAWDKELLKTKIVKKDLGDQRTEPKETASEEESPVPSCSHLNSESSIPEDLGSLAAESVPSEIMGHEQPESPDQRTANEEMVYSEEFKSSMSPGKLSPPKSSISVSKQDSSKGSHRTGGQLRSPVKSHQISHNWSDESLSMTQSETTSDQSDIEGRIRALKDELRKRKSVVYQLKKEQKKRQKERLKAQEASLIKQLESYDEFIKKTEAELSQDLEASPTAKPQIKTPSSAAAEKPKIKAPPLHRPETAKNWKSLAESERSRASLESISEHGDAVSSRTERSVSVHTKKVTDVHAEGPSGTSSVLISPRSSRAGSGDSLDNIPSSSLLKDMKDISRIFHGSMNNVVKTSNDEAAFSHKSEIQEDLEYIKSEEYETEGSHVKPLESSDVLLTLDKEEENSFDILPKKVLHSENKHSQKELFGLDVASLHGTEEILEQRQADKDAVTAPSAEEYSHKSADEKGYLLSEQLFSQKEPSYLEDFEGSSSRKRASVEETLPGQHYKDDFEASLLSPNGDAQSLTEHSQHTQTSRSRSTSLGSDGEISEYLSDRSFSLSGSMHSERLLELKSPTELIKNTERRDVEQEQAPAESPLWAPVLITEETDSLPNFNIGDRVLVSKVQPGTLRFKGLTKFAKGFWAGVELDKPEGNNNGTYDGIKYFDCKEKHGIFAPPQKISHITESVDSHLDTNKDEDSFFDDKLEKQHKAEQKDRGSSKPGKEDESQSRDATEDYSQDKAPADTAVSEASAGERVDEESSSKVNSIKEISVPTESLAPEQSVVDYLKHAVKEEASLAPLISGFEGEISTVQLDDISDFLSEKLERQKTLGEECAEKLDDLSPGVVEKPATPLLDLLTKEKSQLEAQLRLPLREEEKSKDQLEKVSLLTDSLLRDFVKDTVNQLQQIKKVRNEKIQLSNQELCEVKEESSAPSKQVEDQIPDGMSNFFLSSDLEDEREELSSPDMCPRPESPVFGASGQEELAKRLAELELNREFLSVLGDDQDWFDEDYGLSSHKVQHKQAEEPAVLPKVEPQKVPTKPCEEPLAVPHTAVEVEGMVHAAAEELWKLKELGHDLQSFGLHTDLSSTLKEQDTDTINKQVYKKVVFDLTREIFGEIFAEDPNLNQPIWMKPCRIASAYFRRVKDPNDLGEIKSFIAAEVLKLFSLRKEPNHKTDWQKMMKFGRKKRDRVDHILVQELHEEEAQWVNYDEDELCVKMQLADGIFEALIRDTVEVLNQINEKQRRLLLV from the exons aagattcaacagtgaaagaaaaacctAGTGAGactaacaaagagaaaaaagcaaccaGACCAGTGAGGAAAGTGCAAAAACTGACACGGTTGTCAAGTTCAGACTCCAAACAAG GTGGAAACTATGTAATAAGTGCATCCTCCTGGCGGGAGGGACAAAAGCTAGTCAAAAAGATACTGGGTCCAGCTCCCAGAATAGAACAGGACAGAAGGGCTGTATCTAGTGACAGAACAGGACGGGAGAGAGCTGCCAAGGCTG GTTGCATTGGAAGGACAGGTTCAGATTCTAGACTGGATGTTACCCGTAAAACCTCTTCAAGAAGTTCTGAAAGGGCAAGGAGTAAAGTACGGTCTCAGAATAACCTGAAGAAACTGGAAGCTGCTCTTACAGATGATAACCAAGAAGATCATACCTCTGTAAATAAGGACTTCCTGCCTGTGGAGATACGTGGAATTCTCGATGACTTGCAGTTGGATTCCATGAGTacaaagcaagagaaagatgTGGAAAAGCAGAATCAGAAATCTGTTTTGCCTACTCAAAATGCCAGGAGCCACAGTCCAACCAAAAGGAAACCGGACAAGATAGCTGCCAGTGAGGAACCTCAGGTAATCTCTAAGAAACGTCACTATGATACAGATGAGGTTCGTCAGTACATCATCAGGCagcaagaagagaggaagaagaagcaaaatgaagagaagaaagcacaaaAGGAGGCAACAGAACAGAAGAACAAAAGGCTGCAAGAGCTctacagaaagcagaaggagGCTTTTACTAAAGTGAAGAATGTGCCTCCCCCTGAACCTTCAGCAGCCAAACGGTTACAGGAAACCTATACTAAACTATTGCTGGAACGTACGTTTTTAGAAGAGCCACCTCAGCTGCCTACAGTGCAGGAAGCACAG CCCAGACCTGGTTATCAGCCATCTGGGGAATCCGACAAAGAAAACAAGGCTCAAGAGCGTCCTCCTAGTGCATCTTCAAGTAGTGACATGTCGCTTTCAGAACCACAGCAGCCGCTACTGAG GAGTGATTTGATGGAGCCTCCATGGGTACAGCCAGACAGGTTGAGCCCAAGAGTCCAGCTCTCTCACCCGCAAGCTCTCATGGGCCCAAGTGGAGGCCCTTGCTCCCAACACTGGAGTCTGGAGCAGATGGACCTTCTGTCAAAGGAATGTGATGCAATGTTGGCAGGCAGGAGGGGCCATCCTGCCCCCGTGGGATCGCTGACCTTAATGCCTCAGCCATACCTGAATTCACCCACCGCACAGCAAAATCTCTTAGTAAAACCTACTGCTAACCAATATAAGAGCAAATTAGATCGGATTGAAGCTTTGAAAGCTACAGCTGCTTCCCTTTCTAGCAGGATTGAAAGTGAAGCCAAAAAGTTGGCCGGCGCTGGCATCAATTATGGTACCATGTGGAACTCAAACTATGAATTTATGCAAGAAAACCAGGATGATGGGCGGTGGGCAAAGGCTGTGAGTCCTCCtgtgagagaggaaaatgaagatgCTTTTTCGGCCAGAATCCAAAAAATGTTGGGTACCTGTGTGTCTCATACAGCCTTTGATGACAACCTTCCTGGGGTAGGCAACCTTAGTGAATTTAAAAAGCTCCCTGAGACTATCAGACCTCATACTGCTGCAGTCAGCCTTGGAATGAGATCCCCTGCTGCTAACAGGCATGAGGGGATACTAGGACATTTATCTAAGAGACAGACTGACTCCCCAGGGCGCGAAAACCAGGCTTACGCTCCAAACAAAGCTGTGATTCCTCATGAGTCCAGCATTGACTCCATCAGCGAAGGGCCTCTCCTGAGTGACGGAAACCTCTCTGAAGAGGAAGGAGGCCACCACAGACAGTTGCCACTGAAGATGCTGGAGACGTTAAAGGAGAAGGATTTCTGCATTCGGGAGAGAAATGCTTTTGAGCCCATAAAGGAGTTTCAGAAAGAAGCTGAGAAGTATTTACCACTTCTCACTCAGGCAAGTGGTGCACACAGCAAAGGGCCGTGGGAGGAACTGGCAAAGGGAAGTCCCCACAGTGTCATCAACATCTTTGCGAAAAGTTACCAATTTCATGGAAaag TGTTTGATGAAAAGTCGAATGGAGGGTCTACCCTTCTGCGCCCTTTACTCCCTGCCACGAGCCCTCCAGAGAGTGTGATTTCTTATGAAGATGATTTTGCCTCGTCGCAGGGAAGTGGCActttaacagacaaaaaaattgcaCGTGACCTCAG tgttgctggcagcagtaATTCGAGCATTCAGGAAGAAGTTCCTAGCAGGAAGTCTCCCCATGAACCTCGGTCTGTAGAGCTTGCTTCTCAGCATTCATCTGGACCACGGTCTGCAGCATCTTCTCGCTCATCTGCTTCCTCtaaaaagagaggcaaaaagGAAC GGTTGGACTCCTCTTTCAGTGGAAGTTCTCACCACTTTCCTGTGGAAGAAGATAAAATGCCATCTGAATTAGAATGGGGATCCCAACAGACAAAGAAGTCCTTATCAAGTAGCAGAATTTCTAGTAAAGATCATGAGCAGAACCTAGATACAGACAGCACGTTAGAAAACTTGTCTGGACACTCCCTAATGAG TTTCTCAGACAAAGGAAGATCCCAGAAGACGCCAACTTCTTCCCCGTCTGGTTCCCAAAAAATGTTGCAGTTTGATTCTGTAGGCAATACAGCAGAACGAGTCAAGTCACCTGCTGGCTCTTCTGGAAGTACAGCATCAGGGCTGAAGGCTAACGTAGCCTTCCCTGACCTGAGTCTGGGAACTAGCAGGTCTGTGGCAGGAGCAGCCTCAGCAAGCG GATGTATGCGCTTCTCCCCTGCTGGTCTTCAGCATCGTTTATCAGCAGAATTGAACTACCTTAATGCTATTGAGGAGTCTGTGCGACAGCTTTCAGATGTGGAGCGAGTACGAGGCATATCATTTGCCCAGCAAGAGAGTGTTTCTTTGGCTCAGATTCTAAAG GCACAGCAGCAGCGCCATGAACGGGATTTGGCCCTTTTGAAAATCAAGGCCGAACAAGAAGCTTTAGAAAGTCAGAGACAACTGGACGAGGCAAGGCAGAAGGCAGCTCAGGTAATGCTGCCCTTCAAAAAATGTGGAGTGTGTAAGAGGCAAAATGCT GTCCATGCAGAGTCACTGCAGCATCTGGTCCAGTCACGGCAGGAGGCTGTACAAGAGACCGCGTGCAAAGCTGCAGCCAAACAGGCGGAAACTGCGCTTCTCGCTACAGATGCAGCTCACCAGATCCGGGAG ATGACAGAGTTAGCACGAGCACAGATCTCGGATACTGTCAGCGCTCCAGCTGCTCCAGTTACCACCTTGTTTGACCACCAGCGGCAGCATCATTCAGAGTTCATGAAACAACTGAGAGCCCGAACTGATACAAACAG GAAATGTGAGTCTGGTGCCATATCGCAAGGTAAAGAGGAGAGAGGTGACTCAAAACAGACATACTCACCAATGTTTGATAGTTATTCAGAGTCCTCAAGATCAAAGGTTCATGATCAGAG TAGTACCAGCAGCCGCCAAGAGAGTCCTTCAGTTCCATCTTCTAAGGAGAATGAGAAAAAGCTTTCCCGTCGTGAAAAGATAACTAGCAGTATCGAAGAGCAGGCTCATACTGGTGTGGATGATTCCTTGCCGAGTGATAGTATTTTATCACTGCCAGATGAAAAAG ATTCCGCTTCTGTTGCAACAGAGTATTCCCTGAAATTTGATGAGTCCATGACAGAGGATGAAATTGAGGAAAAGTCTTTTCGGTCTTTGCTGCCCTCTGAGAGTCATCGCAGAAATAACTTGGAGAAGAAACGGGGTAATCGTGATGATTCTGATGAGGAAGTCTCCCCAGAAAAAACAGCTCTGTCCTCTATCAAG GAGCTAAGCATGCCATTCTCTGGGGGGCAAGACAGTTTCTCTAAGTTTACCATGGAGATGGTAAGACAATACATGAAAGAGGAGGAGATGCGAGCAGCTCATCAGTCCTCACTGCTTCGGCTCCGGGAGAAGGCTCTGAAAGAGAAGACCAAGGCGGAATTAGCTTGGCTGGAACACCAGAAAAA GCATTTGCGAGACAAGGGAGAGGATGATAAGATGCCTCCCATTCGAAAGAGACAGCGTGGTCTGCTGCTGAGATTACAGCAGGAAAAG GCAGAAATTAAGCGTCTTCAAGAGGCTAACAAGGCTGCTCGGAAGGAGAGACAGCTGATCCTTAAACAGCAGGCGGAAATAGAACGAATCCGTCAGACTACAATGAAACTGCAGGAAAAACTAAAATCTGCAGGAGAAAACAAGCTG GAACTTCACAGTGAGGATGACATCAAGCAGAGCAATGGTTCTAGCCCGCTTCCAACTGATGCAGAGACACGCAGCCCTTCCCCAATCTCAATCTCCAGCAGTGAGACTAGCAGCATTATGCAGAAGCTTAAGAAAATGCGCAGCAGAATGGATGAAAA ACACTGCTCTCCTGTTCACTACTTCTTCTCTGTCTTTACGTCTCACCACTGGGCTTCTCTCAGTGTCTGTTTTCCCAACCTACACCCCAAATTCCAGCTGTATATCTACAACCAATTGGTCAG GTTCCTAACTAAGCGAGAACAGAAGCTGATGCAGCGTCGACAACATGCTGAAGAATTGCTGGAGTGGAAACGCCGCCTGGAtgcagaggaagcagaaataCGGCAGATAGAAAAGCAGGCTCTAGCTGCCTGGGACAAAGAGCTGCTCAAAACCAAAATAGTCAAGAAAGACTTGGGCGATCAGAGAACCGAACCTAAAG AAACGGCTAGTGAAGAAGAGTCTCCAGTGCCTTCTTGCTCTCATCTAAACAGTGAAAGCTCTATCCCAGAAGATCTTGGGAGCCTAGCTGCTGAGTCGGTCCCATCGGAGATTATGGGTCATGAACAGCCAGAAAGCCCAGATCAGAGGACAGCTAATGAAGAAATGGTTTATTCTGAAGAGTTCAAGTCCTCTATGTCACCTGGCAAACTT TCTCCTCCCAAAAGCAGTATATCCGTATCAAAACAAGATTCCAGCAAAGGTAGCCATAGAACTGGAGGACAGCTACGTTCACCTGTGAAGTCTCATCAGATATCTCACAACTGGTCTGATGAATCTTTATCTATGACACAGTCAG AAACCACATCTGATCAAAGTGACATTGAAGGACGGATCAGGGCCCTGAAGGATGAACTACGGAAAAGGAAGTCTGTGGTTTACCAgctgaaaaaagaacagaaaaagagacaaaaggagAGACTGAAGGCGCAGGAAGCCAGTCTGATCAAACAACTGGAG TCGTATGATGAGTTTATCAAGAAGACAGAAGCAGAACTGAGCCAAGATCTGGAGGCATCACCCACAGCCAAACCTCAGATTAAAACTccatcttcagctgctgctgaaaaaccGAAGATCAAGGCACCGCCGCTTCATAG GCCTGAGACAGCTAAAAACTGGAAATCACTGGCTGAATCAGAGCGATCCAGAGCATCTTTGGAATCCATTTCAGAACATGGAG atGCTGTGTCATCAAGAACCGAGAGATCTGTGTCTGTGCACACCAAGAAGGTGACAGATGTTCATGCAGAAGGACCTTCTGGAACATCTTCTGTTTTAATATCACCAAGGAGTTCCAGAGCAGGATCTGGTGATTCCTTAGATAACATACCCTCATCATCTCTTCTCAAAGACATGAAAGACATTAGCAGGATATTCCATGGGTCAATGAACAATGTGGTAAAAACATCCAATGACGAGGCTGCCTTCAGTCATAAATCTGAGATACAGGAAGATTTGGAATACATAAAGTCCGAGGAATATGAGACTGAAGGTTCTCACGTTAAGCCTTTGGAGAGTTCTGATGTCTTGTTGACATTAGATAAAGAAGAGGAGAACTCATTTGACATCCTTCCAAAGAAAGTCCTgcattctgaaaacaaacactCTCAGAAGGAGCTCTTTGGTTTGGATGTGGCAAGTCTTCATGGTACGGAAGAAATCTTAGAACAGAGACAGGCAGATAAAGATGCTGTCACTGCCCCGAGCGCGGAAGAGTATTCTCACAAATCAGCAGACGAAAAGGGTTATCTGCTTTCAGAACAACTCTTTAGTCAAAAGGAGCCATCATACCTTGAAGACTTTGAAGGATCTTCCTCCAGAAAACGAGCATCAGTTGAAGAAACACTTCCTGGGCAACATTACAAAGATGACTTTGAAGCATCTCTTCTCTCCCCTAACGGGGATGCTCAGTCACTGACGGAGCACTCGCAGCACACACAAACCAGCAGAAGTAGGTCCACCAGCCTTGGCAGTGATGGTGAAATTAGCGAATACCTCAGTGACaggtctttctctctctctggtaGCATGCATTCAGAGAGGTTATTAGAACTTAAGTCCCCAACAGAACTTATAAAAAATACTGAGCGCAGAGATGTGGAGCAAGAACAGGCCCCTGCTGAATCACCGCTGTGGGCCCCTGTTTTGATCACAGAAGAAACAGATAGTTTGCCAAACTTCAACATTGGTGATAGAGTACTTGTGAGTAAAGTCCAACCTGGAACATTGCGATTCAAAGGTCTGACTAAGTTTGCCAAAGGGTTTTGGGCTGGCGTGGAGTTGGATAAACCTGAAGGGAACAATAATGGAACTTACGATGGTATTAAGTATTTTGATTGCAAAGAGAAACATGGTATTTTTGCTCCTCCTCAGAAAATCTCTCACATTACAGAAAGTGTTGATAGCCATTTAGACACAAATAAGGATGAAGACTCATTCTTCGATGATAAACTGGAGAAGCAACACAAAGCTgagcagaaagacagaggaagttCCAAACCTGGCAAAGAAGATGAAAGCCAGAGCAGAGATGCAACAGAAGACTACTCCCAGGATAAAGCTCCTGCAGACACAGCTGTTTCAGAAGCCTCAGCTGGGGAAAGGGTTGATGAGGAGTCGTCTTCTAAAGTAAACAGCATAAAGGAGATTTCTGTACCTACTGAATCACTTGCCCCAGAACAGTCAGTGGTGGATTATCTGAAGCATGCTGTAAAAGAGGAGGCCAGCCTTGCTCCTCTCATTTCTGGTTTTGAGGGTGAGATTTCCACTGTTCAGTTGGATGACATCTcagatttcctttctgaaaaactTGAGAGGCAGAAGACACTAGGGGAAGAATGTGCGGAAAAGTTGGACGATCTCTCTCCTGGAGTTGTGGAGAAGCCTGCAACTCCACTTCTGGATTTGCTGACAAAAGAAAAGAGCCAGTTAGAAGCCCAGCTTAGACTACCACTtagagaggaagaaaagtcaAAAGACCAACTGGAAAAGGTCAGTTTGCTGACAGACAGTCTACTTAGGGATTTTGTGAAAGACACAGTCAATCAGTTACAGCAAATAAAGAAGGTCAGGAATGAGAAAATCCAGCTCAGCAACCAGGAGCTCTGTGAAGTGAAGGAGGAATCCAGTGCCCCATCCAAGCAGGTAGAAGACCAGATTCCTGATGGAATGAGTAACTTCTTTCTAAGTTCGGATTTGGAAGATGAAAGAGAAGAACTTTCCTCTCCAGACATGTGTCCCCGACCA GAGAGTCCAGTGTTTGGTGCCAGTGGTCAGGAAGAGCTTGCAAAGAGACTGGCAGAGCTGGAGCTCAATCGGGAGTTCCTGAGTGTGCTGGGAGATGATCAAGACTGGTTTGATGAGGACTATGGCCTAAGTTCCCATAAGGTCCAGCACAAGCAAGCTGAGGAACCAGCAGTGCTGCCCAAGGTAGAACCGCAGAAAGTGCCAACAAAGCCGTGTGAGGAGCCTTTGGCGGTCCCTCATACTGCGGTGGAGGTGGAAGGAATGGtccatgcagcagcagaggaacTCTGGAAACTGAAAGAGCTGGGTCACGATCTTCAAAGTTTCGGCCTTCATACAGATCTTAGCAGTACCCTCAAAGAGCAGGACACAGACACAATAAACAAGCAGGTTTATAAAAAG GTGGTATTTGATTTAACAAGAGAGATCTTTGGGGAAATCTTTGCTGAGGATCCTAACCTAAATCAGCCTATTTGGATGAAACCGTGTAGGATCGCATCTGCTTACTTTCGCCGAGTGAAAGATCCAAATGATCTAGGTGAAATCAAG AGCTTCATTGCAGCTGAAGTACTGAAGTTGTTCAGCCTGAGGAAGGAGCCTAATCACAAAACGGACTGGCAGAAGATGATGAAATTTGGACGGAAGAAACGAGACCGAGTGGATCATATACTG